A genomic window from Ursus arctos isolate Adak ecotype North America unplaced genomic scaffold, UrsArc2.0 scaffold_25, whole genome shotgun sequence includes:
- the ZBTB42 gene encoding zinc finger and BTB domain-containing protein 42 yields the protein MEFPEHGARLLGRLRQQREQGFLCDCTVLVGAARFPAHRAVLAACSVYFHLFYRDRPAGSRDAVRLNGDVVTAPAFGRLLDFMYEGRLDLRSLPVEDVLAAASYLHMYDVVKVCKGRLRDKGRALHRGTPAARADPPGQPPRPQPARSPELCPAAQKARLPRPGVCPLPPRAPGPPPWQAPGDSDRALDLSLKPSPRREPVHPPCALQTTPCSQMPQGVQPLVKDSRDSGSEPEDSGGPRSPHSTLQPPCVPAARPRAVGLEPLRGGGAGGGELEPDAERGAGGDLCVCPLCSKLFPGAHVLQLHLSAHFRDRDGARARLSPEGTVPTCPLCGKTFSCTYTLKRHERTHSGEKPYTCVQCGKSFQYSHNLSRHAVVHTREKPHACRWCERRFTQSGDLYRHVRKFHCGLVKSLLV from the coding sequence ATGGAGTTCCCGGAGCACGGCGCTCGGCTGCTGGGCCGCCTGCGGCAGCAGCGCGAACAGGGCTTCCTGTGCGACTGCACGGTGCTGGTGGGCGCCGCGCGCTTCCCGGCCCACCGCGCAGTGCTGGCCGCGTGCAGCGTCTACTTCCATCTCTTCTACAGGGACCGGCCCGCGGGCAGCCGCGACGCGGTGCGGCTCAACGGCGACGTGGTCACGGCGCCCGCCTTCGGCCGCCTGCTGGACTTCATGTATGAGGGCCGCCTGGACCTGCGCAGCCTGCCGGTGGAGGACGTCCTGGCCGCCGCCAGCTACCTGCACATGTACGACGTCGTCAAGGTCTGCAAGGGCAGGCTCAGGGACAAGGGCCGCGCGCTGCACCGGGGGACCCCCGCAGCCCGGGCAGATCCTCCGGGCCAGCCCCCGCGACCCCAGCCCGCCCGGTCCCCGGAGCTCTGCCCCGCCGCCCAGAAGGCCAGGCTGCCCCGGCCTGGGGTCTGCCCCCTCCCTCCGCGCGCACCCGGGCCCCCTCCCTGGCAGGCCCCAGGAGACTCAGACCGGGCCTTGGACCTGTCACTGAAGCCGAGCCCCAGGCGGGAGCCAGTCCATCCACCCTGTGCCCTTCAGACAACCCCCTGCAGCCAGATGCCACAGGGCGTCCAGCCACTGGTGAAGGACTCCCGGGACTCGGGATCGGAACCAGAGGATAGCGGCGGCCCTCGCAGCCCCCACAGCACTCTGCAGCCCCCCTGTGTTCCTGCAGCCAGGCCCCGGGCAGTGGGCTTGGAGCCACtgcggggcggcggggcgggcggcggggagCTGGAGCCGGATGCAGAGCGCGGGGCTGGCGGGGACCTCTGCGTCTGCCCGCTGTGCAGCAAGCTGTTCCCCGGCGCCCACGTGCTGCAGCTGCACCTCAGCGCCCACTTCCGCGACCGGGACGGCGCCCGGGCGCGGCTGTCGCCCGAAGGCACCGTGCCCACCTGCCCGCTCTGCGGGAAGACCTTCTCCTGCACATACACACTGAAGAGGCACGAGCGCACGCACTCCGGCGAGAAGCCCTACACGTGCGTGCAGTGTGGCAAGAGCTTCCAGTACTCGCACAACCTGAGCCGCCACGCCGTGGTGCACACGCGGGAGAAGCCGCACGCCTGCCGCTGGTGTGAGCGCCGCTTCACACAGTCCGGGGACCTCTACCGCCACGTCCGAAAATTCCACTGTGGCCTGGTCAAGTCCCTGCTGGTGTGA